A section of the Solitalea canadensis DSM 3403 genome encodes:
- a CDS encoding M1 family metallopeptidase, translated as MKKILLSFLVLCASHSVFAQGGIYNNNKFHQLQELWPTPNEYRNGSGAPGHSYWQQKVDYVIKVELNDENQSITGTETITYHNNSPDALTYVWLQLDQNIYAENSDAHLTQTNGKVENMSFDALDKMINNKSKLGYQIKSVKDTGGKALPFTINKTMMRVDLPQQLKPGASFSFSVDWFNYINDSRKAGGRGAMEYFAEDGNYIYEMAQWFPRLCVYDDVNGWQNKQFLGTGEFALEFGDYKVSITVPADHIIVATGTLQNPAQVLTKKQIDLLEQAKSSSKKPVIIVSQDEATAKEKSHAKEKKTWVFQGDNVRDFAWASSRKFIWDAMGVNVNGKTVMAMSAYPKEGNPLWERYSTQAIAHTLEVYSRYTFDYPYPYAISVNGPVGGMEYPMICFNGPRPEKDGTYSADTKYGLISVVIHEVGHNFFPMIVNSDERQWSWMDEGLNTFLQYLSEQEWEQNYPSRRGEPKNIVQYMSSDKSTIEPIMSNSESIIQFGNNAYGKPATALNILRETVMGRELFDYSFKEYAKRWKFKHPQPADFFRTMEDASSVDLDWFWRGWFYGTDPVDIAIKNVSWYKIDSQNPDVEKTAQRKKQQESPKTVSDQRNQANIKQYRVDRFPELQDFYNKYNALDVTENDRKKYQSISNNLSDGEKKLLSSSTNVYLIDFENVGGLVMPVILQMQYEDGTNEVVRIPAEIWRKNNEKVSKMFITNKPVKQFVLDPFQETADINQANNYYPEQAVASQFQLFKQQQRTKQPNLMQTERGSRSASTTAPSQNNK; from the coding sequence ATGAAGAAAATTTTACTTTCCTTCCTTGTACTTTGTGCAAGCCATAGCGTTTTTGCGCAAGGTGGTATTTATAACAACAACAAATTTCATCAGTTACAAGAACTATGGCCCACTCCTAATGAGTACCGAAATGGGTCTGGTGCACCTGGGCATTCCTACTGGCAACAAAAAGTAGATTATGTTATCAAGGTTGAACTTAACGATGAAAATCAAAGCATTACTGGCACTGAAACAATTACGTACCACAACAACTCCCCTGACGCTTTAACCTATGTTTGGTTACAACTTGACCAAAATATTTATGCGGAAAATTCGGATGCTCATCTTACGCAAACAAATGGTAAGGTAGAGAACATGAGTTTTGATGCATTGGATAAAATGATCAATAACAAGTCGAAACTGGGTTATCAGATAAAAAGTGTAAAAGATACAGGTGGAAAAGCACTCCCTTTTACGATTAATAAAACAATGATGCGGGTGGATTTGCCGCAACAACTAAAACCAGGTGCATCATTCAGCTTTTCTGTTGATTGGTTTAACTACATCAATGATTCAAGAAAAGCTGGCGGACGTGGTGCAATGGAGTATTTTGCTGAAGATGGAAACTACATTTATGAAATGGCGCAATGGTTCCCTCGTTTATGCGTGTACGATGATGTAAATGGTTGGCAAAACAAACAATTCTTAGGCACCGGTGAATTTGCCCTGGAATTTGGTGATTATAAAGTAAGTATTACTGTTCCTGCTGATCATATTATTGTGGCTACAGGAACTTTGCAAAACCCAGCTCAAGTATTAACGAAAAAACAAATTGACCTTTTAGAACAAGCTAAATCATCATCAAAGAAACCGGTTATTATTGTTTCTCAGGATGAAGCTACTGCTAAAGAAAAATCACACGCAAAAGAGAAAAAAACCTGGGTGTTCCAAGGCGACAATGTGCGTGACTTTGCATGGGCGTCTTCCCGCAAATTCATCTGGGATGCAATGGGAGTAAATGTGAACGGCAAAACAGTAATGGCAATGTCGGCCTATCCTAAAGAAGGCAATCCATTATGGGAACGCTATTCAACTCAGGCTATTGCTCATACACTAGAGGTTTATTCTCGCTATACATTCGATTATCCATACCCTTATGCAATTTCAGTAAACGGTCCTGTTGGTGGAATGGAATATCCGATGATCTGTTTCAACGGCCCTCGTCCCGAAAAAGATGGTACCTACTCCGCTGATACGAAATATGGCTTAATTTCAGTAGTTATTCACGAAGTTGGACATAATTTCTTCCCTATGATTGTAAACTCCGACGAACGTCAATGGAGTTGGATGGATGAAGGATTAAATACGTTCCTGCAGTATTTGAGTGAACAAGAATGGGAACAAAATTATCCTTCAAGACGCGGAGAGCCTAAAAACATCGTTCAGTACATGTCGAGTGACAAATCGACAATCGAACCGATTATGTCGAACTCCGAATCAATTATACAGTTTGGTAACAATGCTTATGGTAAGCCTGCAACAGCATTGAATATCCTGAGAGAAACGGTTATGGGTCGTGAATTATTTGATTATTCATTCAAAGAATACGCTAAACGCTGGAAATTTAAACACCCACAACCTGCAGATTTCTTCAGAACGATGGAAGATGCATCAAGCGTTGACCTGGATTGGTTTTGGAGAGGATGGTTTTATGGAACAGATCCGGTTGACATAGCGATTAAAAATGTAAGTTGGTATAAAATTGATTCACAAAATCCTGATGTGGAGAAAACAGCACAGCGTAAAAAGCAACAGGAATCGCCTAAAACTGTTTCAGACCAACGTAATCAGGCAAACATCAAGCAATATCGTGTTGATAGATTCCCTGAATTACAAGACTTTTACAATAAATACAACGCCTTAGATGTTACGGAAAATGATCGTAAAAAGTACCAGTCTATTTCAAACAATTTGTCTGACGGTGAGAAAAAACTACTCTCATCATCGACGAATGTTTACCTGATAGATTTTGAAAATGTAGGTGGCTTGGTAATGCCGGTAATTCTTCAAATGCAATACGAAGATGGCACTAACGAAGTAGTTCGTATTCCGGCTGAGATATGGAGAAAAAACAATGAGAAAGTATCGAAAATGTTTATTACCAATAAACCGGTAAAACAATTTGTACTTGATCCTTTCCAGGAAACTGCCGATATCAATCAGGCCAACAATTATTATCCAGAACAGGCAGTAGCTTCGCAGTTCCAGTTATTTAAACAGCAGCAGCGTACTAAGCAGCCAAATCTGATGCAAACTGAAAGAGGGTCACGTTCAGCATCAACAACTGCCCCTTCTCAGAATAACAAGTAA
- a CDS encoding glycerol-3-phosphate dehydrogenase/oxidase — protein sequence MKRTEMLAELNSMKGQTWDVIIVGGGATGLGAAVEATTRGYKTLLLEQEDFAKGTSSRSTKLIHGGVRYLQQGNVSLVLEALKERGLLIQNAPHLVHNLSFIVPNYSWWSGPFYGIGLKIYDLLAGKLGLGPSEFLSVTETLKHIPTLEQEGLKGGVIYHDGQFDDSRLAINLAQTAADHQATVLNYFKVSGFIKEDNLIAGVLATDQFDHQEYEIKAKVVINATGVFVDHLMQVDEPDSSKIVAPSQGIHLVFDKKFLPGKSAIMVPNTDDGRVMFAIPWHNKVVVGTTDTPVENPELEPKALPEEIEFILKHASRYLNEDPKIEDVKSVFAGLRPLVKNSNGNNTAALSRDHTILVSQSGLLTITGGKWTTYRRMGQDVIDKACEFCGLEDRNSITTSLKIHGWKQNTDITDPLDCYGSDADGIKLLIKDNPELGERIHVDLPYVKAEVIWSIRNEMAITLEDVLARRTRALLLDAKATVESAATVADLMANEMSKNNEWIDLQVASFRKTASNYML from the coding sequence ATGAAAAGAACTGAAATGCTTGCCGAACTCAATTCCATGAAAGGACAAACATGGGATGTTATTATTGTTGGTGGTGGTGCAACCGGTCTGGGTGCCGCTGTTGAAGCTACAACTCGCGGATATAAAACGCTATTGTTAGAACAAGAAGATTTTGCCAAGGGTACATCCAGTCGTTCAACAAAGCTAATTCATGGTGGTGTTCGTTATTTACAACAAGGAAATGTCAGTTTGGTACTGGAAGCCTTAAAAGAACGCGGGTTATTGATACAAAATGCTCCTCATCTGGTGCATAACCTTTCATTCATTGTTCCTAACTACAGTTGGTGGTCGGGCCCCTTTTATGGTATTGGCTTAAAAATATATGATCTTTTAGCTGGAAAACTCGGTTTAGGCCCATCGGAATTCCTTTCGGTTACGGAAACATTGAAACATATACCTACGCTTGAACAGGAGGGGTTAAAGGGTGGGGTAATTTATCATGACGGACAATTTGATGACTCTCGACTAGCTATTAATCTGGCACAAACAGCAGCTGATCATCAGGCTACAGTTCTTAATTATTTTAAAGTTTCAGGATTTATTAAGGAAGATAACCTGATTGCAGGAGTTCTCGCAACAGATCAGTTTGATCATCAGGAGTATGAAATTAAAGCGAAGGTAGTGATCAATGCAACGGGTGTATTTGTAGACCATCTAATGCAAGTAGACGAGCCTGATTCTTCAAAGATTGTAGCGCCAAGCCAGGGAATTCACTTAGTCTTCGACAAGAAATTCTTACCTGGAAAAAGCGCCATCATGGTTCCAAATACAGACGATGGAAGGGTAATGTTTGCTATTCCATGGCACAATAAAGTGGTTGTTGGCACTACTGACACACCTGTTGAAAACCCTGAGTTGGAGCCCAAAGCCCTGCCAGAGGAAATTGAATTTATCTTAAAACATGCATCACGCTACCTCAATGAAGATCCTAAAATTGAAGATGTAAAAAGCGTGTTTGCAGGATTACGTCCGTTAGTTAAAAACAGCAATGGCAATAATACAGCAGCGCTTTCAAGGGACCATACTATTTTGGTGTCTCAATCAGGATTATTAACTATTACTGGAGGCAAATGGACTACTTATCGCCGGATGGGACAAGATGTAATTGATAAGGCATGTGAGTTTTGTGGTTTAGAGGACCGTAACTCCATTACAACTTCATTGAAAATTCACGGCTGGAAACAAAATACAGACATTACCGATCCGCTGGATTGCTATGGTAGTGATGCAGATGGCATCAAATTGTTAATAAAAGATAATCCGGAGTTAGGAGAGCGCATTCATGTTGATTTGCCCTATGTAAAAGCAGAGGTTATCTGGTCTATTAGAAATGAGATGGCCATCACCCTTGAAGATGTATTAGCGCGCCGTACCAGAGCTTTACTGCTTGATGCCAAAGCCACTGTTGAAAGTGCTGCTACTGTTGCTGATCTTATGGCAAATGAAATGAGTAAAAACAACGAATGGATTGATCTGCAGGTTGCGTCGTTTCGCAAAACGGCATCTAATTATATGCTTTGA
- a CDS encoding HupE/UreJ family protein, producing the protein MDQFYIFLNQGFFHILDLHGYDHILFLFAICAIYNFKDWKRIFWIVTSFTIAHSITLALCALDIIAVNGEFIEFLIAFTILFTCIENLFIPKLHNYRVLFSGFFGLVHGMGFSRLLKELFLGMKFNAFTTLLPFNIGLELGQIIIISAIMVIIYILKNHLKLSSKVITYSISVPVLIQSAIWMWQRFPF; encoded by the coding sequence ATGGACCAATTTTATATTTTCCTAAACCAAGGCTTCTTTCATATTCTTGATTTACATGGCTATGATCACATACTTTTTCTATTTGCTATCTGTGCCATTTATAACTTTAAAGACTGGAAACGCATTTTTTGGATTGTAACTTCCTTTACAATTGCCCATTCTATTACCCTTGCATTATGTGCACTTGATATTATTGCAGTAAATGGAGAATTTATTGAGTTTCTGATTGCATTCACCATTTTATTTACCTGTATCGAAAACCTGTTTATCCCCAAATTGCACAACTATCGAGTTTTATTTTCAGGATTCTTTGGATTAGTTCATGGAATGGGATTCTCCCGTTTATTGAAGGAACTGTTTCTGGGTATGAAATTTAACGCATTTACTACATTGTTACCATTTAACATAGGCCTGGAGTTAGGACAAATTATCATTATCTCAGCTATTATGGTAATTATTTATATCCTCAAAAACCATCTTAAGTTAAGTTCCAAAGTCATCACCTATTCGATTTCAGTTCCAGTCCTTATTCAATCAGCGATCTGGATGTGGCAACGGTTTCCTTTTTAA
- a CDS encoding DUF6702 family protein: MKRWLLSLLLILLFIQPASSHKFYTSMTQMEYNNKTKSVEIIMNVFWDDLEVTLSKKYKKQIHIHDAEFDTFLKNYLQQVFQLKNSRSQLKAFQFIGKEIKGDTMSIYLEIPLPEGLNNSELQQAVLINDFEGQTNIVNLINGKAHKTLVFKEGEVKKKISI; this comes from the coding sequence ATGAAGAGATGGTTGCTTTCCTTGTTGTTGATCTTACTTTTTATTCAACCGGCTAGTTCGCACAAGTTTTATACCTCTATGACACAGATGGAGTATAATAACAAGACAAAATCGGTTGAGATAATCATGAATGTATTTTGGGATGATCTGGAGGTTACTCTTTCCAAGAAATACAAAAAACAAATTCATATCCATGATGCTGAGTTCGACACCTTTCTTAAAAATTACCTACAACAAGTTTTTCAGCTAAAGAACAGTAGATCTCAACTGAAAGCGTTTCAGTTTATAGGCAAAGAAATAAAAGGCGATACGATGAGCATATACCTGGAAATTCCACTTCCTGAAGGATTAAATAATTCTGAGTTACAACAGGCCGTTTTGATAAATGACTTTGAAGGCCAAACTAATATTGTTAACTTAATTAATGGTAAAGCTCATAAAACCCTGGTGTTTAAAGAGGGTGAAGTAAAGAAGAAAATAAGTATCTAA
- a CDS encoding head GIN domain-containing protein: protein MKTYSLLFIFLSAAFLLGSCKDVVEGSGNYITETRTLAEINAVECSGDFNIILHKDSVKTVRIYAEDNIAPELVTQLKPDNTLSVYYRDYRTRYKHGKIDIYVPVSNFKSADISGSGLIKNTPIEYNEEVKLNVSGSGSIYLGDIVTTNLRSNISGSGTIELWGNSVNTDQTISGSGNIKTFGLLSRNAKSTISGSGNCEVNVSDLLTVNISGSGNVLYIGSPQITQTISGSGKVRSR from the coding sequence ATGAAAACATATTCGCTCTTATTTATTTTTTTATCTGCTGCTTTTTTACTTGGTTCTTGCAAGGATGTAGTAGAGGGTTCTGGAAATTATATAACAGAAACCAGAACCTTAGCTGAAATAAATGCTGTAGAATGCAGTGGTGATTTCAATATTATACTGCATAAAGACAGTGTTAAGACCGTAAGAATTTATGCTGAAGACAACATAGCTCCTGAACTGGTAACTCAACTAAAGCCAGATAATACCCTTAGCGTTTATTACCGTGATTATCGCACAAGGTATAAACATGGTAAAATCGATATTTATGTCCCTGTAAGTAATTTCAAGTCCGCAGATATCTCCGGAAGCGGTTTAATTAAAAACACACCGATCGAATACAATGAGGAGGTTAAACTTAACGTGAGTGGTTCCGGATCAATTTATTTAGGTGATATTGTTACCACTAATCTAAGAAGCAATATTTCAGGCTCAGGAACAATTGAGTTATGGGGTAACTCTGTTAACACAGATCAAACCATTTCGGGTTCAGGAAATATTAAAACTTTTGGCCTGTTAAGCAGAAATGCAAAGAGCACAATTTCGGGTTCAGGAAATTGCGAAGTAAATGTCAGCGATTTACTTACCGTTAATATTAGCGGCAGCGGAAATGTACTTTATATCGGTTCTCCGCAAATTACGCAAACAATCAGCGGCAGCGGGAAAGTGCGAAGCAGGTAA
- a CDS encoding SMI1/KNR4 family protein: protein MFNNGKIEEILLKYNCPRRINHSSTTIEQIENLVKFKIPLDYKVYLQNYLGFEEFIGSKFMHLWDLDEIIEFNNYGIVEKLPNTLGIGSNASSEFIALELTEDGNCRVVISPFIGLDKQDHIEIGTSFTDFLVRLDNGQEWF from the coding sequence GTGTTTAATAATGGAAAAATAGAAGAAATTCTTTTAAAATATAACTGTCCAAGGCGTATTAATCATTCTTCAACAACAATTGAACAGATTGAGAATCTTGTCAAATTTAAAATCCCTTTAGATTATAAAGTTTATCTCCAGAATTACTTAGGATTTGAAGAATTTATTGGGTCGAAATTTATGCACTTATGGGATTTGGATGAAATTATAGAATTCAACAATTATGGTATTGTGGAAAAACTGCCTAATACATTAGGCATTGGAAGCAATGCAAGCAGTGAATTTATCGCACTTGAACTTACCGAGGATGGTAATTGTCGGGTTGTTATCTCTCCGTTTATAGGTCTGGATAAGCAAGATCACATTGAAATTGGTACATCCTTTACAGACTTTTTAGTTCGATTAGATAACGGACAGGAGTGGTTTTAG
- a CDS encoding MmcQ/YjbR family DNA-binding protein: MNIETLQTICSAFPKVTEDIKWGDHLCFLIGEKMFCVGSLSTNFTCSFKASDEDFVTLTERPSIIPAPYMARHKWVLIEEPSALTLQEWEFYVTKSYQLVKSKLPKKYQ, translated from the coding sequence ATGAATATTGAAACATTACAAACAATTTGTTCTGCCTTTCCTAAGGTTACAGAAGATATCAAATGGGGTGATCACTTATGCTTTTTGATAGGGGAGAAAATGTTTTGTGTAGGTAGTCTAAGTACAAATTTTACTTGTTCTTTCAAAGCATCTGATGAGGACTTTGTCACATTAACCGAACGGCCATCTATTATACCCGCTCCATACATGGCCCGCCATAAATGGGTTTTAATCGAAGAACCCTCAGCACTTACTTTACAAGAGTGGGAGTTCTATGTTACCAAGTCCTACCAATTGGTTAAGTCGAAGCTGCCGAAGAAGTATCAGTAG
- the lon gene encoding endopeptidase La, whose amino-acid sequence MSIFDPFEINRRFDSMISEETEFFPLMTPEDEEEMNREELPDVLPILPLRNTVLFPGVVIPITVGRDKSIKLIKEAYKSSKIIGVVSQKNVAIEDPTAEDLNAIGTVAYIIKTLQMPDGNTTVIIQGKRRFTIGEMVQSEPYFQAHINLFEEPKPSNDKEFKALISSLKELSQQIIQNSPNIPSEAAFAIKNIESPSFLVNFICSNMNAEVGEKQALLEETNLKKRAEMVLEHLTKELQMLELKNQIQSKVRVDLDKQQREYFLHQQLKTIQEELGGNTPDLEVQNLRERGSKKKWSAEVKEHFNKELEKLARMNPAAAEYSVITNYLELLIDLPWDEYTKDNFDLKRAKKILDKDHFGLEKVKDRILEYIAVLKLKHDMKAPILCLVGPPGVGKTSLGKSIAKAVGRKYVRMALGGVRDEAEIRGHRKTYIGAMPGRVIQSLKKAKSANPVFVLDEIDKVGNDFRGDPSSALLEVLDPEQNNAFSDHYVELDFDLSNVMFIATANSLGSIHPALRDRMEIIEVNGYTVEEKIQIAKKYLIPKQLEAHGLKSKHANIKSSVIETIIENYTRESGVRTLEKKIATLVRGVAKSVALEEEYDTTLTDKDVERILGPSIFDKDEYEDNSVAGVVTGLAWTQVGGDILFIETSISPGKGKLTLTGSLGDVMKESAVIALAYLRSHGKKFGIDTRLFDQWDVHVHVPAGAVPKDGPSAGITMLTSLASAFTQRKVRSQLAMTGEITLRGKVLPVGGIKEKILAAKRAGIKEVIMCKQNRKDVEEINQDYIKDMKFHYVTEMREVLEFALLKDKVENALDMSVKEDIKSVIAN is encoded by the coding sequence ATGAGCATATTTGATCCATTTGAAATAAACAGAAGATTTGATTCTATGATATCAGAAGAAACCGAGTTTTTCCCTTTGATGACTCCCGAAGACGAGGAGGAAATGAACCGTGAGGAATTGCCGGATGTGCTTCCTATTTTACCATTGCGAAACACTGTTTTATTTCCAGGTGTAGTGATTCCGATCACGGTTGGAAGGGATAAATCAATAAAACTTATAAAAGAAGCCTATAAATCTAGTAAGATCATTGGAGTTGTATCTCAAAAGAATGTTGCGATTGAAGACCCAACAGCTGAAGATCTTAATGCAATAGGAACTGTTGCCTATATCATCAAAACCCTCCAAATGCCTGATGGAAACACCACGGTAATTATTCAGGGTAAGCGTCGTTTTACAATTGGCGAAATGGTGCAGTCAGAGCCCTATTTTCAGGCTCACATCAATCTATTTGAAGAACCAAAACCTTCAAATGATAAAGAGTTTAAAGCATTGATAAGTTCATTAAAGGAACTTTCTCAACAAATTATACAAAACTCTCCTAATATTCCGTCCGAAGCTGCTTTTGCAATTAAAAACATCGAAAGCCCTTCATTCTTAGTCAATTTCATTTGTTCAAATATGAACGCTGAAGTTGGTGAGAAACAAGCGTTGCTGGAAGAAACCAATTTAAAGAAACGCGCGGAAATGGTACTTGAGCATCTGACCAAAGAGTTGCAAATGCTCGAGTTGAAAAACCAGATCCAAAGTAAAGTTCGGGTTGACCTTGATAAGCAACAACGTGAATATTTCTTGCATCAACAATTAAAAACAATTCAGGAAGAACTTGGAGGCAACACCCCTGACCTTGAGGTTCAGAATTTACGTGAGCGTGGTAGCAAGAAAAAATGGAGTGCAGAGGTTAAGGAGCACTTCAACAAAGAATTGGAGAAACTGGCTCGCATGAACCCTGCTGCAGCAGAGTACTCTGTAATTACTAATTATCTTGAATTATTAATCGATTTACCTTGGGATGAATACACCAAGGATAATTTCGATCTGAAACGTGCTAAAAAAATATTGGATAAAGATCATTTCGGACTTGAAAAGGTAAAAGATCGTATCCTTGAATATATCGCCGTGTTAAAATTAAAACACGACATGAAAGCCCCTATTCTTTGTTTAGTAGGCCCTCCGGGAGTTGGTAAAACCTCATTAGGTAAATCGATAGCCAAAGCAGTTGGACGTAAATACGTTCGTATGGCATTAGGAGGTGTTAGGGACGAAGCTGAAATTCGCGGTCATCGTAAAACTTACATTGGTGCAATGCCGGGCCGTGTTATTCAGTCATTGAAAAAAGCAAAATCTGCTAACCCGGTTTTTGTATTGGATGAGATTGATAAAGTGGGTAATGATTTCCGTGGCGACCCTTCTTCCGCATTATTGGAAGTGTTAGACCCTGAACAAAACAATGCATTTTCAGATCATTACGTAGAGTTAGATTTCGATCTGTCTAATGTAATGTTTATTGCTACAGCAAACTCACTGGGTTCTATCCACCCCGCCCTACGCGACCGGATGGAGATCATAGAGGTAAACGGTTATACAGTTGAAGAAAAGATCCAGATCGCTAAAAAGTATTTAATTCCTAAACAACTGGAAGCACACGGACTTAAATCCAAGCATGCCAATATAAAATCCTCAGTTATTGAAACGATAATTGAGAATTATACTCGTGAATCAGGAGTTCGTACACTAGAAAAGAAGATAGCTACTCTTGTTCGTGGAGTTGCTAAAAGTGTTGCATTAGAAGAAGAATACGACACAACGCTTACAGATAAAGATGTTGAACGTATTTTAGGTCCATCTATTTTTGATAAAGATGAATACGAAGATAATAGTGTTGCCGGAGTTGTTACCGGCTTAGCATGGACACAAGTTGGTGGCGACATCTTATTTATTGAAACCAGTATCAGTCCCGGTAAAGGTAAATTAACATTAACCGGAAGTCTGGGTGATGTAATGAAGGAATCTGCTGTTATTGCACTCGCTTATTTACGTTCGCACGGCAAAAAATTTGGCATCGACACCCGTTTATTTGACCAGTGGGATGTTCACGTACACGTACCTGCCGGAGCTGTTCCTAAAGACGGTCCTTCAGCTGGTATTACGATGTTAACTTCGCTGGCGTCTGCATTTACTCAGCGAAAAGTACGTTCGCAACTGGCCATGACCGGTGAAATTACCTTACGCGGAAAAGTTCTTCCTGTAGGTGGTATCAAAGAAAAAATTCTTGCAGCTAAACGAGCCGGAATTAAAGAAGTGATCATGTGTAAACAGAACCGTAAAGACGTAGAAGAAATCAATCAGGATTACATTAAGGACATGAAGTTCCACTACGTTACAGAAATGCGTGAGGTACTTGAATTTGCCCTATTAAAAGATAAGGTCGAGAATGCTCTTGATATGAGTGTTAAAGAAGATATCAAATCTGTAATTGCCAATTAA
- the glpK gene encoding glycerol kinase GlpK gives MQQYILSIDQGTTSSRAIVFDKNGSIVSVGQKEFKQYFPKPGWVEHDANEIWSSQAAVITEAIVNAGLDIEQINSIGITNQRETTVVWDRKTGKPAYKAIVWQDRRTSAYCEQLKKEGLEKMIAEKTGLVIDSYFSATKIKWILDNDDDVRRKAENGDLAFGTIDSWIIWNITKGKMHITDVTNASRTMLFNIHTLSWDKELLKLFNIPESMLPEVKSSSEVYGSTTPRLFDCALPIAGIAGDQQAALFGQMCTEPGMVKNTYGTGCFLMMNTGTTPIQSKNKLLTTIAWQVNGQTNYALEGSIFVAGAVIQWLRDGLGIIKKSAEVEELAAKVKDSDGVYIVPAFTGLGAPYWNQDARGTIVGLTRGSTSSHIARAALDSIAYQTMEVVNAMNIDSGIGIRELRVDGGATANNGLLQFQSDILHIPVIRPKITETTALGAAYLAGLATGYWSSIDEIKDLWQEDRRFDPTMEVSEVNYLTKGWEQAIKSALAWTE, from the coding sequence ATGCAACAATACATTCTTTCCATCGATCAAGGCACAACCAGTTCAAGAGCAATTGTTTTTGATAAAAATGGCTCTATAGTTTCCGTGGGCCAAAAGGAGTTTAAACAATACTTTCCTAAACCAGGCTGGGTGGAACATGATGCTAATGAAATTTGGTCGAGTCAGGCAGCTGTTATCACAGAAGCCATAGTAAATGCAGGATTAGATATTGAACAGATAAATTCAATCGGGATTACCAATCAGCGGGAAACAACTGTGGTATGGGATAGAAAAACAGGAAAACCTGCCTACAAGGCTATCGTTTGGCAAGATAGACGAACCTCGGCATATTGCGAACAACTTAAAAAAGAAGGCTTAGAGAAAATGATTGCTGAAAAAACAGGGTTAGTTATTGATTCTTACTTTTCAGCAACTAAAATAAAATGGATACTTGATAACGATGATGATGTTCGCAGAAAAGCAGAAAATGGAGATTTAGCCTTTGGGACTATTGACAGCTGGATTATCTGGAATATCACCAAAGGCAAAATGCACATTACTGATGTTACCAATGCATCCAGAACCATGCTTTTTAATATCCATACGTTAAGCTGGGATAAAGAGCTTTTGAAGTTATTTAACATCCCCGAAAGTATGTTACCTGAAGTAAAATCTTCAAGTGAGGTATACGGATCGACCACTCCCCGATTATTTGATTGTGCATTACCTATTGCCGGTATTGCGGGCGATCAGCAAGCCGCTCTATTCGGACAAATGTGTACAGAACCCGGAATGGTGAAAAACACGTATGGAACAGGGTGCTTTTTAATGATGAACACAGGAACTACTCCTATCCAATCAAAAAATAAATTATTAACAACTATAGCCTGGCAAGTTAATGGACAAACAAATTATGCACTTGAAGGAAGCATTTTTGTTGCAGGTGCAGTTATTCAATGGCTTAGGGATGGGCTAGGAATCATTAAAAAATCAGCAGAAGTTGAAGAATTAGCCGCCAAAGTAAAAGACAGTGACGGAGTATATATTGTTCCGGCCTTTACAGGATTAGGTGCCCCCTACTGGAATCAGGATGCCCGTGGTACTATCGTTGGTCTTACACGCGGATCAACATCTTCACATATTGCACGTGCAGCATTAGATAGTATCGCCTATCAAACAATGGAAGTAGTAAATGCGATGAATATTGATTCCGGAATTGGAATTAGGGAATTAAGAGTTGATGGCGGAGCCACTGCCAATAATGGCTTGCTCCAATTTCAGTCGGATATATTACATATTCCGGTAATCAGACCAAAAATTACAGAAACCACCGCATTAGGAGCTGCTTACCTCGCAGGATTAGCCACAGGATATTGGAGTTCCATAGATGAGATCAAAGATTTATGGCAAGAAGATCGTCGTTTTGATCCCACAATGGAGGTGAGTGAAGTAAACTATTTAACAAAAGGATGGGAACAAGCCATAAAATCAGCCTTAGCCTGGACTGAATAA